Proteins encoded by one window of Bauldia sp.:
- a CDS encoding DNA polymerase III subunit chi, with translation MTEVLFYHLQNQPLERVLPDMLEKCLERKWRAVVQLGSEERRDAIDAHLWTYRDDGFLPHGTAKDGHAAEQPVWLTAADDNPNAADVRFLADGAEAANYSDYRRIVVLFDGNDADAVDRARASWTAIKSAGHDATYWQQSERGRWEKKG, from the coding sequence GTGACCGAGGTCCTGTTCTACCATCTGCAGAACCAGCCGCTAGAGCGCGTGCTGCCGGATATGCTCGAAAAGTGCCTCGAGCGTAAATGGCGGGCGGTCGTGCAGCTCGGCTCGGAGGAGCGGCGCGACGCGATCGACGCGCACCTGTGGACCTATCGCGACGACGGCTTCCTGCCGCACGGCACGGCGAAGGACGGGCACGCGGCCGAGCAGCCGGTGTGGCTCACGGCCGCCGACGACAACCCGAACGCGGCCGACGTGCGCTTTCTCGCCGACGGTGCTGAGGCGGCTAACTATTCCGACTACCGGCGCATCGTCGTGCTGTTCGACGGCAACGATGCGGACGCGGTGGACAGGGCGCGGGCATCATGGACCGCGATCAAATCGGCCGGGCACGATGCGACGTACTGGCAGCAGTCGGAGCGCGGACGCTGGGAGAAGAAGGGGTAG
- a CDS encoding ABC-F family ATP-binding cassette domain-containing protein encodes MLHINDLSYRIGERLLIDHASVAIPTGAKVGLVGKNGAGKTTLFKLIAGELGSETGGVSRPRNSRIGQVAQEAPGGPETLIDVVISADLERTALLAEAETAHDPHRIAEIHTRLADIESHSAESRAASILAGLGFDEDTQHGPCSALSGGWRMRVALAATLFTAPDILLLDEPTNYLDLEGTVWLENFIARYPYTVVMISHDRDLLNRAVDTIIHLDQGKLTLYRGNYDSFDRQRRERQALLAKAKHKQDEQRAHMQAFVDRFRYTASKARQAQSRLKMLERMEPIAALADESILPFSFPDPAKPMAPPIIQLEDASVGYVEGVPVLKKLDLRIDDDDRIGLLGSNGNGKSTLAKLLAGRMQVMGGRMRRLHRMEVAFFAQHQLDELKPNQSAYDHVRELMPDAFEAQVRARTGAMGFTRQKMETPAKDLSGGEKARLLLGLATFTGPNLMILDEPTNHLDIDSREALVAALAEYTGAVILISHDRHLLEASVDRLWLVAGGTASPFDGDLADYRSMVLDSRAGRGAGRAPAASIKGGQDKRRESAKKREESAPLRKRVKDAEAAIAKLQKDLADIDRKLADPKLYNRPIDAAFLAKERSDMVRAIAAAEDKWLAASAAVEEATAAE; translated from the coding sequence TGATCGCCGGTGAGCTGGGCTCGGAAACCGGCGGCGTTTCGCGGCCGAGAAATTCGCGGATCGGCCAGGTGGCGCAGGAAGCCCCGGGCGGACCGGAGACGCTGATCGACGTCGTGATCTCGGCCGATCTCGAGCGCACCGCCCTGCTGGCGGAAGCCGAGACCGCACACGACCCGCACCGCATCGCCGAGATCCACACGCGCCTCGCCGACATCGAGTCGCATTCGGCCGAGTCGCGCGCCGCCTCGATCCTCGCCGGCCTCGGCTTCGACGAGGACACGCAACACGGCCCCTGCTCCGCGCTGTCCGGCGGCTGGCGGATGCGCGTCGCGCTCGCCGCGACGCTGTTCACCGCGCCCGACATCCTGCTCCTCGACGAGCCGACCAACTACCTCGACCTCGAGGGCACGGTGTGGCTGGAAAATTTCATCGCGCGCTACCCGTACACGGTGGTGATGATCAGCCACGACCGCGACCTGCTCAACCGCGCCGTCGATACCATCATCCATCTCGACCAGGGCAAGCTGACGCTCTACCGCGGCAACTACGACTCGTTCGACCGGCAGCGGCGCGAGCGCCAGGCGCTGCTCGCCAAGGCGAAGCACAAGCAGGACGAACAGCGCGCCCACATGCAGGCGTTCGTCGACCGCTTCCGCTACACCGCGTCGAAGGCGCGGCAGGCGCAGTCGCGCCTCAAGATGCTGGAGAGGATGGAGCCGATCGCGGCGCTCGCCGACGAGTCGATCCTGCCGTTCTCCTTCCCCGATCCGGCGAAGCCGATGGCGCCGCCGATCATCCAGCTCGAGGACGCGTCGGTCGGCTACGTCGAGGGCGTGCCGGTGCTGAAGAAACTCGATCTGCGCATCGACGATGACGACCGCATCGGCCTGCTCGGCTCCAACGGCAACGGCAAGTCGACGCTCGCCAAGCTGCTCGCCGGCCGCATGCAGGTGATGGGCGGGCGCATGCGCCGCCTGCACCGGATGGAGGTCGCCTTCTTCGCGCAGCACCAGCTCGATGAGCTGAAGCCGAACCAGTCGGCCTACGACCACGTCCGCGAGCTGATGCCCGACGCCTTCGAGGCGCAGGTGCGCGCCCGCACCGGCGCCATGGGCTTCACGCGCCAGAAGATGGAGACGCCGGCCAAGGATCTGTCGGGCGGCGAGAAGGCGCGGCTGCTGCTCGGCCTTGCGACCTTCACCGGCCCCAACCTGATGATCCTCGACGAGCCGACCAACCATCTCGACATCGACAGCCGCGAGGCGCTGGTCGCCGCGCTCGCCGAATACACCGGCGCGGTCATCCTGATCAGCCACGACCGCCATCTGCTGGAGGCCTCGGTCGACCGCCTGTGGCTGGTCGCCGGCGGCACCGCCTCGCCCTTCGACGGCGACCTCGCCGACTACCGCTCCATGGTGCTGGATTCGCGCGCGGGCCGCGGCGCCGGCCGCGCGCCGGCCGCCAGCATCAAGGGCGGCCAGGACAAGCGCCGCGAGTCTGCGAAGAAACGCGAGGAAAGCGCGCCGCTGCGCAAGCGCGTCAAAGACGCCGAGGCCGCGATCGCCAAGCTGCAGAAGGACCTCGCCGACATCGACAGGAAGCTGGCCGACCCGAAACTCTACAACCGCCCGATCGACGCCGCGTTCCTGGCCAAGGAACGCTCCGACATGGTCCGCGCCATCGCCGCGGCGGAAGACAAGTGGCTGGCAGCCAGCGCCGCAGTCGAAGAAGCCACGGCGGCGGAATAG
- a CDS encoding glycosyltransferase family 39 protein: protein MKRLATALADAFEQRPEAFFVAVLAVQVALWTLVPAFTYRNAPIDVMENIGWGREWQLGYASHPPLQAWLTMAAVTLGGGAIWPAYVLSQVAIALTFVPLYLLGREAGGAKVALFAVVIYSLVFYANLPTPEFNANVVQMPIWAFAALALWRAIDSGRLLWWVALGVIAALAVYAKYSAVILFGALILASLAVPSGRRAYRTIGPYVSVALALVLIAPHLRWLWSVDFLPVTFAEGRAGRPEGIQRLIRPFGFLGAQLLDHLLPALLLLASGIRFRQIGAPNTPARDLWRFILVMAFAPYALSLIFSVATGYGLRDPWGAPMPAWISLVAALVLLPVIARLPALLLTWGLLFVLMPIGLGVVTIVSPHFPSPLWQVWPGPAMASQLTDIWRAHTGNAPLRIVAGDKWAIGIVTVYAPEHPHVLTDARYVLSPWVTPADVARDGALLVWQRGSPDVLAPEYAAFGPFSATGALRIPFAGPGSDTADIGWAIKPPG, encoded by the coding sequence GTGAAGCGTCTCGCGACCGCGTTGGCCGATGCCTTCGAGCAGCGGCCGGAAGCCTTCTTCGTCGCCGTGCTGGCGGTGCAGGTCGCGCTGTGGACGCTGGTCCCGGCCTTCACCTACCGCAACGCCCCAATCGACGTCATGGAAAACATCGGCTGGGGCCGCGAGTGGCAGCTTGGCTACGCCTCGCACCCGCCGCTGCAGGCGTGGCTGACGATGGCGGCGGTGACGCTCGGCGGCGGCGCGATCTGGCCGGCGTACGTGCTGTCGCAGGTGGCGATCGCGCTCACCTTCGTGCCGCTCTATCTGCTCGGGCGCGAGGCCGGCGGGGCAAAGGTCGCGCTGTTCGCGGTCGTGATCTACAGCCTCGTCTTCTACGCCAACCTGCCGACGCCGGAGTTCAACGCCAACGTCGTGCAGATGCCGATCTGGGCCTTCGCGGCGCTGGCCTTGTGGCGCGCGATCGATAGCGGCCGCCTGCTCTGGTGGGTGGCGCTCGGCGTCATCGCGGCGCTGGCGGTCTACGCCAAGTACAGCGCCGTCATCCTGTTCGGCGCGCTGATCCTTGCCTCGCTGGCGGTGCCGAGCGGGCGCCGCGCGTACCGCACGATCGGACCGTACGTGTCGGTCGCGCTGGCGCTGGTGCTCATCGCACCGCATCTGCGCTGGCTGTGGTCGGTCGATTTCCTGCCGGTGACTTTCGCCGAGGGGCGTGCCGGCCGGCCGGAGGGTATCCAGCGGCTGATCAGGCCGTTCGGCTTCCTCGGCGCGCAGTTGCTGGATCACCTGCTGCCGGCCCTGCTGCTTCTCGCCAGCGGCATCCGCTTCCGGCAGATCGGCGCGCCCAACACGCCGGCGCGCGACCTCTGGCGGTTCATCCTGGTGATGGCGTTCGCTCCCTACGCGCTGTCGCTGATCTTCTCGGTCGCCACCGGCTACGGCCTCCGCGACCCGTGGGGTGCGCCGATGCCGGCGTGGATCAGCCTGGTCGCCGCGCTCGTGCTGCTGCCGGTGATCGCGCGGCTGCCGGCGCTGCTGCTCACGTGGGGGCTGCTGTTCGTGCTGATGCCGATCGGGCTCGGCGTTGTGACGATCGTCTCGCCGCACTTTCCCTCGCCGCTGTGGCAGGTGTGGCCCGGCCCGGCGATGGCCAGCCAGCTCACCGACATCTGGCGCGCGCACACCGGCAACGCGCCGCTGCGCATCGTTGCCGGCGACAAATGGGCGATCGGCATCGTGACGGTCTATGCGCCCGAGCACCCGCACGTGCTCACCGATGCGCGTTACGTGCTGAGCCCGTGGGTGACGCCCGCGGACGTCGCCCGCGACGGCGCGCTTCTCGTCTGGCAGCGCGGTTCGCCGGATGTCCTGGCGCCGGAATACGCCGCCTTCGGCCCGTTCAGCGCGACGGGCGCGCTGCGCATTCCCTTCGCCGGGCCGGGCAGCGACACCGCCGACATCGGCTGGGCGATAAAGCCGCCGGGCTAG
- a CDS encoding endonuclease domain-containing protein, protein MPHREVPPANRAFGKTMRQAMTPAEARLWQWLRKPGIAGLRFRRQVPLGPYIVDFLCPQKALIVEVDGGHHASPGPGTRDARRDVWLSDQGYKVVRVWNSDVMTNIEGVCAAIVAAVAEGTRSRNR, encoded by the coding sequence ATGCCGCATCGGGAAGTGCCTCCGGCTAATCGCGCCTTCGGCAAGACAATGCGCCAGGCAATGACGCCGGCCGAGGCGCGCCTTTGGCAGTGGCTACGGAAGCCCGGCATCGCCGGACTTCGCTTTCGTCGCCAGGTACCTCTCGGACCTTACATCGTGGATTTCTTGTGTCCGCAAAAGGCACTGATCGTCGAGGTCGACGGCGGACATCACGCCTCGCCCGGACCGGGCACGCGCGACGCGAGGCGTGACGTGTGGCTGTCCGATCAGGGATATAAAGTTGTGCGGGTATGGAACAGCGACGTGATGACGAACATCGAGGGAGTCTGTGCAGCGATTGTTGCTGCGGTCGCCGAAGGCACCCGCTCCCGAAATCGCTAA
- a CDS encoding leucyl aminopeptidase produces MTDLATISFAKPAAKAAGTVAILVGDDLAPGKSAAALGVDKLVKRAAATADFKGKAKTSLDLIAPADSNLERLIVVGTGKIADLGANGWVELGGAVMGALGKAKKATVYFDRTPAEAADFALGMKLRAYAFDNYKIDKEDAPKSRPPTEVTIAVADPAAVKKAWGTREGIAEGVLLARDLVNEPPNVLGPIEFADRAKALKKVGVTVEVLGEPELKKLGMRAILGVAQGSSRPPRLVVMRWNGGKAKDAPVAFVGKGVVFDTGGISIKPAGGMEDMKGDMAGAAAVTGLLYALAARKAKVNAVGVIGIVENMPDGNAQRPGDIVTAMTGRTIEIINTDAEGRLVLADAVAYTEDRFTPKFIIDLATLTGAIIVALGHLNAGMFATDDALAAALTAAGTATGETVWRMPLGKEYDKQIDSKFADVKNAGGRDAGSITAAHFIKRFVKNTPWVHLDIAGTAMGSPQTDVNRSWSSGWGVRLLDRLVADNYEG; encoded by the coding sequence ATGACCGACCTCGCCACGATTTCGTTCGCCAAGCCCGCCGCCAAGGCCGCCGGCACCGTCGCCATTCTCGTCGGCGACGACCTGGCGCCGGGCAAGTCGGCCGCCGCTTTGGGCGTCGACAAGCTCGTCAAGCGCGCCGCCGCGACCGCCGACTTCAAGGGCAAGGCGAAGACGTCGCTGGACCTGATCGCGCCCGCCGATTCCAATCTCGAGCGGCTGATCGTCGTCGGCACCGGCAAGATCGCCGACCTCGGCGCCAACGGCTGGGTCGAGCTCGGCGGCGCCGTCATGGGCGCGCTCGGCAAGGCGAAGAAGGCGACGGTGTATTTCGACCGCACGCCGGCGGAGGCCGCCGACTTCGCGCTCGGCATGAAGCTCCGCGCCTACGCCTTCGACAACTACAAGATCGATAAGGAGGACGCGCCGAAGTCGCGCCCGCCGACGGAGGTCACCATCGCGGTCGCCGATCCGGCGGCGGTAAAGAAGGCATGGGGCACGCGCGAGGGCATTGCCGAAGGCGTGCTGCTCGCGCGCGATCTCGTCAACGAGCCGCCGAATGTTCTGGGCCCGATCGAATTCGCCGACCGCGCCAAGGCACTGAAGAAGGTCGGCGTCACCGTCGAGGTGCTGGGCGAGCCGGAATTGAAGAAGCTCGGCATGCGCGCAATCCTCGGCGTGGCGCAGGGCTCGTCGCGTCCGCCGCGCCTGGTCGTCATGCGCTGGAACGGCGGCAAGGCCAAGGACGCGCCGGTCGCCTTCGTCGGCAAGGGCGTCGTCTTCGACACCGGCGGCATCTCGATCAAGCCGGCCGGCGGCATGGAGGACATGAAGGGCGACATGGCCGGCGCCGCCGCCGTCACCGGCCTGCTCTACGCGCTCGCCGCGCGCAAGGCCAAGGTCAACGCCGTCGGCGTCATCGGCATCGTCGAGAACATGCCGGATGGCAACGCCCAGCGCCCCGGCGACATCGTCACCGCGATGACCGGGCGCACCATCGAGATCATCAACACCGACGCCGAGGGCCGCCTCGTGCTCGCCGACGCCGTCGCCTACACCGAGGATCGCTTCACGCCGAAATTCATCATCGACCTCGCGACGCTGACCGGCGCGATCATCGTCGCGCTCGGCCACCTCAACGCCGGCATGTTCGCCACCGACGACGCGCTCGCCGCCGCGCTGACCGCCGCCGGCACCGCGACCGGCGAGACGGTGTGGCGCATGCCGCTCGGCAAGGAATACGACAAGCAGATCGACTCGAAATTCGCCGACGTGAAGAACGCCGGCGGCCGCGACGCGGGCTCGATCACCGCCGCCCATTTCATCAAGCGGTTCGTCAAGAACACGCCCTGGGTCCACCTCGACATCGCCGGCACGGCGATGGGTTCGCCGCAGACCGACGTCAACCGCTCGTGGTCGTCGGGCTGGGGCGTCCGCCTGCTCGACCGGCTGGTGGCGGACAACTACGAGGGCTAG